The Alnus glutinosa chromosome 7, dhAlnGlut1.1, whole genome shotgun sequence genome includes a region encoding these proteins:
- the LOC133873095 gene encoding homogentisate solanesyltransferase, chloroplastic — MELSFSPSSSLRIQAVFPHCKTPFYHTKIPTKPTSKSQRSLLECHPLLPSIALCGHRSCSEPASNRRYKRNYSIWACTQIGAAGSDPIPNKISDFKDACWRFLRPHTIRGTALGSSALVARALIENSHLIKWSLLFKAFSGLVALICGNGYIVGINQIYDIGIDKVNKPYLPIAAGDLSVQSAWLLVIFFAVTGLLIVGLNFGSFITSLYCLGLFLGTIYSVPPFRMKRFPVAAFLIIATVRGFLLNFGVYYATRAALGLTFEWSSPVAFITTFVTLFALVIAITKDLPDVEGDRKFEISTLATKLGVRNIAFLGSGLLLVNYVASALASIYMPQAFNRSLMVPAHIILASILIFQARVLEQANYTQEAILRFYRFIWNLFYAEYIIFPFI, encoded by the exons ATGGAGCTCTCCTTCTCTCCTTCGTCTTCACTTCGAATCCAAGCCGTATTCCCTCACTGCAAGACACCCTTTTATCACACAAAGATACCCACAAAGCCCACAAGCAAATCTCAGCGCTCTCTCTTAGAATGCCACCCGTTATTGCCTTCGATTGCGCTGTGCGGTCACCGAAGTTGCTCAGAACCTGCATCAAACAGACGGTATAAGCGTAATTATTCCATCTGG GCCTGCACTCAAATTGGAGCAGCTGGGTCTGATccaataccaaataaaatttcagattttaaaGATGCGTGCTGGAGATTTCTTAGGCCCCATACCATACGTGGAACAGCTTTAGGGTCCTC TGCTTTGGTGGCAAGAGCGTTGATTGAGAACTCACATTTGATAAAGTGGTCTCTGCTATTTAAGGCCTTCTCTGGTCTTGTTGCTTTAATATGTGGAAATGGCTATATAGTTGGCATCAATCAGATCTACGATATTGGGATTGACAA GGTAAACAAACCTTATTTACCTATAGCTGCAGGGGATCTATCGGTTCAATCTGCATGGTTATTGGTGATATTTTTTGCAGTAACTGGCCTGTTGATTGTTGGATTGAACTTTGGATCATTCATTACTTCTCTTTACTGTCTTGGTCTTTTTCTTGGCACCATCTATTCAGTTCCTCCATTTAGAATGAAGAGATTTCCTGTTGCAGCATTTCTTATAATTGCCACG GTACGCggttttcttctaaattttggTGTATATTACGCCACTAGAGCGGCCCTTGGACTTACATTCGAGTGGAG CTCACCTGTTGCTTTCATCACTACTTTTGTAACATTGTTTGCGCTGGTCATTGCAATAACAAAAGATCTTCCAGATGTTGAGGGTGATCGCAA GTTTGAGATATCAACCTTAGCAACAAAGCTTGGAGTTAGGAACATTGCGTTCCTTGGTTCTGGGCTTTTGTTGGTAAACTATGTTGCTTCTGCACTGGCATCAATTTACATGCCTCAG GCTTTCAACCGTAGCTTAATGGTACCTGCTCATATAATCTTGGCATCAATATTGATCTTCCAG GCAAGGGTGTTAGAACAAGCAAATTACACTCAG GAAGCAATCTTACGGTTCTATCGATTTATATGGAATCTCTTCTATGCTGAGTACATTATATTTCCTTTCATCTAG